A window of Passer domesticus isolate bPasDom1 chromosome 18, bPasDom1.hap1, whole genome shotgun sequence contains these coding sequences:
- the TLR4 gene encoding toll-like receptor 4: MPRRGDLAVGTLLVLLQLAFVLSPLAGCLLDPCLEITPNTTFRCTGLNISGVPDGVPNTTQNLDLSFSNLKSLGSNYFASVPELKFLDLSRCHIHTIEDNSFMDLHRLSTLVLTANSLQHLGKAAFYGLTSLKKLVLVETNRTSLSELPIGHLHTLQELNLGHNSITSLKLPEYFANMTSLRHLSFFSNKITSISRGDLDALREGNRLNLTLVLSLNNIKAIEPGAFAGIHLAELALRSAFESSMMQTSLQGLAGLQVSRLIVGGFSDSGRRQDFERGLLDGLCQVQMEEFVLICLRDFEDDTDTLFNCVGNVSTIRLVDLGLEEISEAPVWSKVKHLECKKCDFEDVPALKLSRFKELRVLRITKNTSLKNFKQKFEGLSNLEVIDLSENRLTFSRCCSPQFQNCPNLKHLNLSFNSNIRVTGNFTNVKNLLYLDFQHTTLFGPDSYPVFLSLQRLIYLDISHTKTEVKSQCTFCGLNSLQVLKMAGNSFAGNKLANNFKNLSHLHTLDISSCKLEQVDQSTFNALSELKELNISNNKLLTFDPGVYQPLQALRILDFSRNQLTVLLDSSRKILPDSLVLLDISQNLFDCSCVYLDFLKWIKEKQELLQNKELMLCRTPSYVANVSLARFDLSSCYVSVGKISSSVVVLLCVVVLLFLVYKYYFQLYYSVVLLSGCKHYAERGDTYDAFVIHSSKDQEWVTKELVEPLEGGRPPFHLCLYYRDFLPGVPIVTNIIQEGFLSSRNVIAVISTDFLESKWCSFEFDIAQSWQLVEGKAGIIMIVLEDVDKALLRQRLGLSRYLRRNTYLEWKDKEISKHIFWRQLTGVLLQGKNWNHEEAKLM, translated from the exons ATGCCCAGGAGAGGAGATCTTGCTGTGGGGAcactcctggtgctgctgcagctggcatTTGTCCTGTCCCCactggcaggctgcctcctgGATCCCTGTTTGGAG ATCACCCCTAACACAACTTTCAGATGCACTGGACTGAACATCTCTGGAGTTCCTGATGGAGTCCCAAACACCACCCAGAACCTGGACCTCAGTTTCAGCAATCTGAAATCACTGGGGTCAAATTATTTTGCATCAGTCCCTGAGCTGAAGTTTCTGGATCTTTCAAG GTGCCACATCCATACCATAGAAGATAACTCCTTTATGGATCTCCATAGACTTTCCACCTTGGTTTTAACTGCCAATTCCCTCCAGCACCTGGGGAAAGCAGCTTTCTATGGCTTGACATCTCTGAAAAAACTGGTTCTGGTGGAAACCAACAGGACCTCTCTGTCTGAGCTGCCTATTGGCCACTTGCATACTCTGCAGGAGCTGAATTTAGGCCACAATAGCATTACTTCATTGAAGCTTCCCGAGTATTTCGCCAACATGACCTCCCTCAGGCACCTGAGCTTCTTCTCTAACAAGATCACATCTATCTCCAGAGGAGACCTTGATGCCCTGAGGGAAGGGAACAGGCTCAATCTCACTCTGGTGCTTTCCTTGAACAATATAAAAGCCATAGAGCCGGGGGCCTTTGCAGGGATTCACCTGGCTGAGCTGGCTCTCAGGTCTGCTTTTGAGAGCTCCATGATGCAAACTTCTCTGCAAGGCCTGGCTGGTTTGCAGGTCAGCAGACTCATAGTTGGGGGGTTCAGTGACAGTGGAAGACGGCAGGACTTTGAGAGGGGGCTCTTGGATGGACTGTGCCAGGTACAGATGGAAGAGTTTGTCCTAATCTGCCTCAGGGACTTTGAGGATGACACAGACACTCTCTTTAACTGTGTAGGCAACGTCTCCACTATTCGCTTGGTGGACCTTGGACTTGAGGAGATCTCAGAGGCTCCTGTGTGGTCTAAAGTGAAACATCTGGAATGCAAGAAATGTGATTTTGAGGATGTGCCTGCCCTGAAGCTGTCACGTTTCAAGGAGCTGAGAGTGCTTCGTATTACCAAGAACACAAGCCTCAAAAACTTCAAGCAGAAGTTTGAGGGTCTCAGTAACCTGGAGGTCATAGATTTGAGTGAGAATAGACTCACCTTCAGCAGATGCTGTTCCCCTCAGTTTCAAAATTGTCCAAATTTGAAACACTTGAACTTAAGCTTCAATTCTAATATCAGAGTGACTGGAAATTTCACTAATGTGAAGAATTTGTTATATTTGGACTTTCAGCACACAACCTTATTTGGTCCTGACTCCTACCCTGTCTTTCTGTCCCTTCAGAGACTGATTTACCTTGATATTTCCCACACCAAAACCGAAGTTAAATCCCAGTGTACATTTTGTGGCTTGAACTCTTTGCAAGTGCTCAAGATGGCAGGAAACTCCTTTGCAGGCAATAAGCTGGCAAACAACTTCAAAAACCTAAGTCACCTCCACACCTTGGATATTTCAAGCTGCAAATTAGAACAAGTGGATCAAAGTACTTTTAATGCCCTCTCTGAGCTAAAAGAGCTAAACATCAGTAACAATAAGCTCCTGACTTTTGATCCTGGAGTCTACCAGCCACTCCAAGCCCTCAGAATCCTGGATTTCAGCAGAAACCAGCTGACTGTTCTGTTGGACTCATCCAGGAAAATCCTGCCTGACAGCCTGGTCCTGTTGGATATCTCTCAAAACCTGTTTGATTGCTCCTGTGTGTACCTGGACTTTCTGAAATGGATCAAGgagaagcaggagctgctgcagaacaAGGAGCTGATGTTGTGCCGCACTCCCTCGTACGTGGCCAACGTGAGCCTGGCAAGATTTGATCTGTCCTCCTGCTATGTCAGTGTAGGCAAAATTTCCTCCTCAGTGGTTGTGTTGCTCTGTGTAGTGGTGCTCCTCTTCCTGGTTTACAAGTACTACTTCCAGCTCTACTACTCCGTGGTGCTGCTCAGTGGGTGCAAACACTACGCAGAAAGAGGTGACACCTACGATGCCTTTGTCATCCACTCCAGCAAAGACCAGGAATGGGTGACAAAGGAGCTGGTGGAACCCTTGGAAGGAGGAAGACCTCCCTTCCACCTGTGTCTGTACTACAGGGACTTCCTGCCAGGGGTACCCATTGTCACCAATATCATCCAGGAGGGTTTTCTCAGTAGCAGGAATGTCATCGCAGTCATCTCCACTGACTTCCTGGAGAGCAAGTGGTGCAGCTTTGAGTTTGACATTGCCCAGTCCTGGCAGCTGGTGGAGGGGAAAGCTGGGATCATCATGATTGTGTTGGAAGATGTGGATAAGGCCCTGCTGAGGCAGAGGCTGGGGCTATCTCGATACCTGAGGAGGAACACCTACCTGGAGTGGAAAGACAAGGAAATAAGCAAACACATCTTCTGGAGGCAGCTGACAggagtgctgctgcagggcaaaAATTGGAATCATGAGGAGGCAAAACTCATGTGA